Proteins found in one Dermacentor silvarum isolate Dsil-2018 chromosome 8, BIME_Dsil_1.4, whole genome shotgun sequence genomic segment:
- the LOC125947835 gene encoding uncharacterized protein LOC125947835: MSSEAGLRGGSCRGRASPRLLSLPRQAAPPRSSPFVTCSTWSNCSTWQFNFKFSLAEDTYAQDSIDLPWLTAMSSEAGLRGGSCRGRASPRLLSLPRQAAGPRRSSPFVTCSTWSNCSTWQFNFKFSLAEDTYAQDSIDLPWLTAMSSEAGLRGESCRGRASPRLLSLPRQAAGPRRSSPFVTCSTWSNCSTWQFNFKFSLAEDTYAQDSIDPSMHSGIQFGKHNNEGIDPYEFAQLIMTSGMVLSDEITWLAFHSCYDFAYMLKLLTSDNLPACQVEFFELLEIYFPAIYDLKCLMKDCRNLRGLQGLAEQLQVERVGPHHQAGSDSLLTGMAFCKMREVYFQGYIDQAKYCGHLFGLTKPEIAHPQFGEEAENNAPMAFAVGSSAVQQD, translated from the coding sequence ATGTCCTCGGAGGCTGGGCTACGTGGTGGATCCTGCCGTGgtcgggcttcgccccggcttCTGTCGCTGCCGAGACAGGCAGCACCACCGCGTTCATCGCCGTTCGTCACCTGCTCCACCTGGTCAAACTGCTCGACCTGGCAGTTTAATTTCAAGTTCAGTCTCGCAGAAGACACCTACGCGCAGGACTCGATCGACCTGCCGTGGCTTACAGCGATGTCCTCGGAGGCTGGGCTACGTGGCGGATCCTGCCGTGgtcgggcttcgccccggcttCTGTCGCTGCCGAGACAGGCAGCAGGACCACGGCGTTCATCGCCGTTCGTCACCTGCTCCACCTGGTCAAACTGCTCGACCTGGCAGTTTAATTTCAAGTTCAGTCTCGCAGAAGACACCTACGCGCAGGACTCGATCGACCTGCCGTGGCTTACAGCGATGTCCTCGGAGGCCGGGCTACGGGGTGAATCCTGCCGTGgtcgggcttcgccccggcttCTGTCGCTGCCGAGACAGGCAGCAGGACCACGGCGTTCATCGCCGTTCGTCACCTGCTCCACCTGGTCAAACTGCTCGACCTGGCAGTTTAATTTCAAGTTCAGTCTCGCAGAAGACACTTACGCGCAGGACTCGATCGACCCGTCGATGCACTCGGGGATACAATTCGGCAAGCACAACAACGAAGGCATCGACCCGTACGAATTCGCCCAGCTTATCATGACGTCGGGGATGGTCCTGTCCGACGAGATCACGTGGCTCGCTTTTCACAGCTGCTACGACTTCGCTTACATGCTGAAGCTGCTGACGAGTGACAACCTGCCTGCGTGCCAAGTTGAGTTCTTCGAGCTTCTGGAAATATACTTCCCGGCCATCTACGACCTCAAGTGCCTCATGAAGGACTGCAGAAACCTGAGAGGTCTGCAAGGGCTGGCCGAGCAGCTGCAGGTTGAACGAGTCGGGCCACACCACCAGGCGGGCAGCGACAGCTTGCTGACGGGCATGGCGTTCTGCAAGATGCGAGAAGTGTACTTCCAAGGCTACATCGACCAAGCCAAGTACTGCGGCCACCTGTTCGGCTTGACCAAGCCGGAAATCGCGCACCCGCAGTTCGGCGAAGAGGCCGAGAACAACGCGCCCATGGCCTTTGCGGTGGGTTCCAGCGCCGTCCAGCAAGATTGA